From the Toxoplasma gondii ME49 chromosome VIIa, whole genome shotgun sequence genome, one window contains:
- the ROP12 gene encoding rhoptry protein ROP12 (encoded by transcript TGME49_203990~Signal peptide predicted by SignalP 2.0 HMM (probability 0.994) with cleavage site probability 0.350 at residue 28~Predicted trans-membrane domain (TMHMM2.0):6-29) translates to MARVLPCVFLVAYLSCFLLAGELTHTTALSVAPKAQLFSTDEGPVSESASKLDAELEEKAIQEAKEAQEDEVDDIPTDRNAPPTNGDPTDQPDVQLNAVDIDGFPTPEVPLPVELDAEKLQEDEFNREEEADNTVPNILVGPAQTPEPVAIPVTSLLAPAPGTVTTASPQEGVEAKEEPPAATGVPSAPSSPARRRAFFRSRGTRTITVNVRHFFPNGVPIVVVRPQRRSFLLRRF, encoded by the exons ATGGCACGCGTTCTTCCTTGTGTTTTCCTTGTTGCTTATTTATCATGTTTTTTACTAGCCGGAGAGCTTACACACACGACAGCCCTTAGTGTGGCTCCAAAGGCGCAGCTATTCTCCACCGATGAGGGCCCCGTGTCGGAGTCGGCTTCAAAGCTGGATGCGGAGCTTGAGGAGAAGGCGATTCAAGAAGCCAAAGAAGCTCAAGAAGATGAAGTGGACGACATCCCGACAGACCGTAACGCCCCACCCACGAACGGCGATCCCACCGATCAGCCAGATGTACAACTCAACGCTGTTGATATTGACGGGTTTCCTACCCCAGAGGTCCCCCTCCCCGTCGAGTTAGACGCTGAAAAGTTACAGGAAGACGAGTTcaaccgagaagaagaggcagacaaTACTGTTCCCAACATTCTTGTCGGTCCGGCTCAAACCCCCGAACCCGTCGCCATTCCCGTTACGTCCCTGCTGGCTCCTGCACCGG GGACTGTCACCACGGCCTCTCCACAGGAGGGAGTTGAAGCAAAGGAAGAGCCCCCGGCAGCCACAGGTGTCCCCTCTGCCCCCTCATCACCAGCTAGAAGACGTGCCTTCTTCCGTTCCCGAG GGACAAGGACGATTACTGTGAACGTGAGGCACTTCTTTCCTAACGGTGTGCCAATCGTCGTTGTACGCCCTCAGCGGCGTAGTTTTCTCTTGAGGCGGTTCTGA
- a CDS encoding hypothetical protein (encoded by transcript TGME49_203980): MQLQQAVRSGAGAPPSCQPGGCPDTSVSQPTLYNGESLASSVFPGPSPSADKAADLCIGTMQQTHFAGQASQMQSQPVHMLPQQVYMTPGASSPDLSSLPVFAQASSAPAPGAASTSPTGASPPGLVARAPPRRSRAERGRVAGPRNARPQEDIYKRTYSSVSRSSRRKGADASGDGGACLGFDGASETDMADASSMSGDSFPHSSGGGESETRPYGASLPATLDSGASASQRSNFDFHSGGSAAQNAGDEGASPHTRSGAGPAGQDGEAEQQEPSPSETGTGAGGAPGSGPSWKRRPTRRREGLRLRPLDDQEERVLPPDGKLYAYLLQRDKLAYNLWRKEVQRMSEETGGAGPGEGPQAPGATGAFAGAAVGGGRQRKRKEAASTVEPPRRLLRTLRPEDEFSWEELNSEAVLGDLPSAAETPGAPDSEAPGSKVEPDAVDGVGEADTEGQSVKEEKEGCSPAGGDGDITEARREGKEEDEDGREEEEAKKYHLEPYDASLEEEEERSLPLQMPNGVQKRKDDMTVPVEESPHWVIICRFLSFFGPTIAMEDWTFAAVREVVEAPELTDFGARFFSRISALFGRRYTPGNNVVRFLCKMLDERDGTDFNVLFPLDINPFTVRTWEEVRPYQRLRVMRLLVNRAVGESTAIQHFVEGLRDDKLEELHDGSFYVDSEGYIYWFIREPQSTGLRFYKEDQREGTYELLASSEQELTHYVETLQAQTNSDTVFVGLLQQQAQEFRLAAATLLLRQQEQRQQEQRQQALQIRMQAAAAAGLEASSGGLTNAGTPGLSSGAGAVDSSGSFQDAFAAGSGALGGEAAGCPIEYRIMMRNRLRGPRERGTRLQARTQRIEMQQLEAGNTPSAEAFGLEGSTASPGQGGNSLFLSPFSAALGPPASGALGSSSHLSSLSSLPTPPAFSSAPAYLPSAQGASSLSSSSLSYLPTSSPSFSSANPPYSLSFSLATAASAAASSGGGTPAAAAAAAAALAAGAAAAGGSGGAAPILPHCPLLISTSSLQSALSPFFALSSQTDETREKAARGKPSEKKGRRAFALPPLWGLKGGQSLGASQLMAGNAIYAALHLALMTYPAAFDSVSSSQAPRDEDEGAESEAGGSAQAAGPDDESLVEAKREEEKKEGEKPQGDRRRMEENRRHGEAIRFAVQDRLLKNIAGTVDLLEDLRVAASLGEAAESLKGPKGASGNSQVDEDCTREESRKEGDAEKSAAKDSDDACRREEGQKGEGDGKLVTEDEAAEREKRRGHQAEDEGTEDRGIKSEGDDSKKTDEKTKEATTADATKKGAVPASQGPTAKNAKKKGMHAAGPLRALGQASVTAADVLAFLNTICWAGRREEKPAGEKAEEAVKPEQEARKEEEAALAPAKKAEETDGVPPDASGTELAKKEETDKQPPKQTSQGLVEARDHLPVGLLSAATAAAALLEKNEIRLLTASASGKSQDGSASSGPALPSGPAAGAQSASLSSHQSPLVGQQPMRAGPQLGAKGPGVGQAVSAPGFFAGGSVLQGPCHSGPMQGPGGPQLSQGGWSPEGPQAESDRRREEDPAFHQQLLLRQQLLAQQRAQVNFPDFFKMQSVQMQLQNQRMYNQQQLQHVHHQLQQLLSRPPDCGSSFSRESGGSGGSRAGGAQGEEGRQGSPEAQKHLEQMHQLRNLQVQQLQLQIQQLYLEQRKIQDQQQQLAMQMSSFSQAAGGGQMGSQFFYSPQGGPNVSVPPQTFGGQAQASGKAHFGGAGVGGQQYRPPQHLGVSPALGATPGAAPSPAMHADARGSLGSSGLQGPSNVMTQPGKANLVPSTGLTGGSEGTGAESAERALGAGRSAICGQESQGAQGACFSSFSCVPHPHAMLQQQRPQQYPMQQQFHQMPHHQGSAPLNQGGETNLGTADSFGLPAGQGGSLVFNAFSANTGQ; the protein is encoded by the exons ATGCAGCTGCAACAAGCTGTGCGTTCAGGCGCCGGAGCGCCGCCTTCTTGTCAGCCTGGCGGGTGTCCTGACACCAGCGTGTCGCAGCCCACTCTGTATAACGGGGAGTCGCTCGCGTCCTCGGTGTTTCCTGggccgtcgccttctgccgaTAAAGCCGCTGACCTATGCATCGGCACCATGCAGCAGACACACTTTGCTGGCCAGGCCTCGCAAATGCAGTCGCAACCTGTCCACATGCTTCCTCAGCAGGTGTATATGACTCCTGGAGCTTCGTCTCCTGacctttcttcccttcctgtctttgcacaggcgagctcggcTCCTGCCCCCGGAGCGGCGTCGACTTCCCCCACGGGGGCCTCTCCCCCTGGGCTGGTGGCCCGCGCGCCCCCCCGGCGGTCTCGTGCCGAACGCGGCCGCGTTGCCGGGCCGCGAAATGCCCGCCCGCAGGAAGATATTTACAAGCGCACTTACAGCAGCGTGAGTCGCAGCTCTCGTCGAAAAGGTGCAGACGCCTCTGGCGACGGCGGTGCCTGCCTGGGGTTCGATGGAGCTTCAGAGACAGATATGGCTGACGCCTCATCTATGTCCGGGGACTCTTTTCCGCATTCTTCCGGCggcggcgagagcgagactCGACCGTACGGGGCGTCGCTTCCCGCGACTCTTGATTCGGGCGCATCTGCGAGTCAGAGAAGCAACTTCGACTTCCACTCCGGTGGCAGCGCCGCGCAGAACGCCGGCGACGAAGGTGCCTCGCCACACACTCGCAGCGGCGCGGGCCCTGCCGGCCAGGATGGCGAAGCCGAACAACAGGAACCGTCACCTTCAGAGACTGGCACGGGAGCCGGTGGAGCCCCAGGCTCGGGGCCGAGCTGGAAGCGGAGGCCCacgcggagacgcgaaggccTCCGGCTGAGACCCCTGGACGACCAGGAAGAACGCGTCCTCCCTCCAGATGGGAAGCTGTATGCGTATCTGCTCCAG CGTGACAAGTTGGCGTACAACCTCTGGCGCAAAGAGGTGCAGCGGATgtcggaggagacaggaggcgcaggcCCGGGTGAGGGCCCGCAGGCCCCAGGCGCCACGGGCGCGTTCGCTGGGGCGGCGGTGGGCGGCGGTCgacaaaggaagagaaaggaagctgCGTCGACTGTCGAGCCTCCGCGTCGACTCCTCAGAACTCTTCGACCGGAGGACGAGTTTTCTTGGGAAGAGCTGAACTCCGAGGCCGTCCTCGGCGACCTGCCGTCTGcagcggagacacctgggGCTCCTGATAGCGAAGCGCCGGGGTCGAAGGTGGAGCCCGACGCAGTCGACGGCGTCGGGGAGGCGGACACAGAGGGCCAGAGCgtgaaggaggaaaaagagggatGCTCCCCGGCcggcggagacggcgacaTTACCGAGGCacggcgagaaggcaaggaagaagacgaggacggcagggaagaggaggaagcaaag AAGTACCACCTGGAGCCGTACGACGCCTctctggaggaagaggaggagcgcAGTTTGCCGCTGCAGATGCCCAACGGAGTTCAGAAGCGGAAAGACGATATGACCGTGCCAG TGGAGGAAAGCCCACACTGGGTCATCATctgccgctttctctctttcttcgggCCGACCATCGCGATGGAGGACTGGACTTTCGCGGCAGTGCGAGAAGTGGTGGAGGCGCCG GAACTCACTGACTTCGGCGCTaggtttttctcgcgtatTTCAGCGCTCTTTGGCAGGCGCTACACTCCCG GCAACAATGTCGTCCGGTTTTTGTGCAAGATGCTCGACGAACGAGACGGGACCGACTTCAAcgtcctcttccctctggACATCAATCCTTTCACTGTTCGCACGTGGGAAGAAGTGCGACCGTACCAG cgtctgcgAGTCATGCGTCTCTTGGTCAACCGGGCGGTCGGCGAGTCGACAGCTATTCAGCATTTCGTGG agggccTGCGCGACGACAAACTCGAGGAGTTGCACGACGGTAGTTTCTATGTCGACTCAGAGGGGTACATCTACTGGTTCATTCGAGAACCCCAGAGCACGGGTCTCCGTTTCTACAAG gAAGATCAACGAGAGGGGACATACGAACTTCTCGCCTCAAGTGAACAGGAGTTGACGCACTACGTCGAAACTCTCCAG GCCCAAACGAATTCGGATACCGTCTTCGTCGGCCTTCTTCAGCAACAGGCACAAGAATTCCGTCTTGCTGCGGCGACGCTGTTGCTCCGGCAGCAGGAGCAGCGCCAGCAGGAGCAGCGCCAGCAAGCGCTTCAAATTCGCATGC aggctgcagctgccgcagGTCTGGAAGCCTCCAGTGGGGGCCTCACAAACGCTGGGACTCCCGGCTTGAGCTCCGGCGCCGGGGCTGTCGACTCGTCGGGGTCTTTCCAGGACGCCTTTGCTGCAGGCAGCGGAGCTCTCGGCGGAGAAGCTGCTGGATGCCCGATCGAG TATCGCATTATGATGAGGAATCGCCTCCGCGGTCCCCGCGAGCGAGGGACTCGCCTGCAAGCTCGAACACAGCGCATCGAGATG CAACAGTTGGAGGCGGGGAACACACCGTCAGCCGAGGCCTTTGGCTTAGAGGGTTCCACGGCTTCGCCTGGGCAGGGTGGGAACtcgttgtttctgtctcccttttctgccGCCTTGGGCCCGCCTGCGTCCGGCGCCTTgggctcttcttcgcacctgtcctcgctctcgtcgctcCCGACCCctcccgccttctcgtctgcgccGGCCTACCTACCGTCTGCCCAGGGcgcgtcgtcgctgtcgtctAGCTCTCTCTCTTACCTGCCTacttcgtctccctccttctcgtcgGCGAATCCGCCGTactcgctctccttctctctcgccacaGCGGCGTCAGCCGCCGCCTCGTCGGGTGGGGGGACGcctgcggcggctgcggctgcggcggcAGCGCTCGCAGCGGGGGCGGCAGCGGCGGGGGGCAGCGGGGGCGCGGCGCCGATTCTTCCCCACTGTCCCCTGTTGATTTCGACGTCTTCGCTGCAGAGCgcactgtctccgttcttcgcGCTCAGCAGCCAGACGGacgagacgcgcgagaaggcggcacGAGGCAAgccgagcgagaagaagggcaggCGGGCCTTCGCCTTGCCGCCGCTCTGGGGCCTCAAGGGTGGCCAGAGTCTAGGTGCTTCGCAACTGATGGCGGGGAACGCGATCTACGCCGCGCTCCACCTGGCCCTCATGACCTATCCAGCTGCCTTCGACTCGGTCTCGTCCTCGCAGGCCCCCCGAGACGAGGATGAAGGCGCCGAGAGCGAAGCGGGAGGATCAGCGCAGGCCGCGGGACCCGATGATGAGAGCCTCGTCGAGGcgaagcgcgaagaagagaagaaggagggtGAGAAGCCCCAGGGCGACAGGCGCCGTATGGAGGAGAACCGCCGCCACGGAGAGGCCATTCGGTTTGCTGTCCAGGATCGCCTGTTGAAGAACATCGCCGGCACTGTCGACCTTCTCGAGGATTTGCGCGTGGCGGCAAGTCTcggagaagcggcagagagcCTCAAGGGTCCGAAGGGGGCTTCCGGGAATAGCCAGGTGGATGAGGACTGCACTCGGGAGGAAtcaagaaaggaaggagatgCTGAGAAGAGCGCTGCGAAGGACAGCGACGATGCgtgcaggagagaagaaggacagaagggcgaaggcgacggcaaACTGgtcacagaagacgaggctgcagaacgcgagaagaggagaggccACCAGGCCGAGGACGAAGGCACAGAGGACCGAGGAATCAAGTCCGAGGGAGACgactcgaagaagacagacgagaagaccAAGGAAGCGACGACCGCAGACGCAACGAAAAAGGGCGCCGTTCCAGCTTCGCAAGGCCCCACggcgaagaacgcgaagaaaaaaggaatgcatgcagcaggcCCTCTGCGTGCTCTAGGACAAGCTTCCGTCACTGCGGCTGAT gtcTTGGCCTTCCTCAACACGATCTGTTGGGCGGGtcgacgcgaagaaaaaccggctggagagaaagcggaggaGGCTGTGAAGCCGGAGCAGGAGGCccgaaaagaggaggaggcagcgTTGGCGCCCGccaagaaggcagaggagactgACGGCGTGCCACCGGACGCAAGTGGTACGGAGCttgcgaagaaagaggagacagacaaacaACCCCCGAAGCAAACTTCCCAGGGGCTCGTGGAAGCTCGGGACCATCTCCCTGttggtcttctctctgcggcaaCAGCGGCAGCGGCTCTtctcgagaagaacgaaattCGTCTGTTGACGGCCAGCGCTTCAGGAAAGAGTCAGGACGGCTCGGCTTCGTCTGGGCCCGCTCTCCCGTCTGGGCCTGCGGCCGGCGCGCAAAGCGCATCTCTGTCTTCGCATCAAA GTCCGCTGGTGGGGCAGCAGCCGATGCGGGCTGGGCCTCAGTTGGGCGCGAAAGGCCCCGGTGTCGGCCAGGCGGTGTCTGCGCCGGGATTCTTTGCGGGGGGCTCGGTGCTCCAGGGCCCCTGCCACTCGGGGCCCATGCAGGGACCGGGAGGGCCGCAGCTGAGCCAGGGCGGCTGGAGCCCGGAGGGGCCTCAGGCCGAGAGCGACCGGCGGCGCGAGGAGGACCCTGCGTTTCaccagcagctgcttctgcggcAGCAGCTCCTGGCGCAGCAGCGCGCGCAGGTGAATTTCCCGGACTTCTTCAAGATGCAGAGCGTCCAGATGCAGCTCCAGAACCAGCGCATGTACAaccagcagcagctgcagcacgTACACCatcagctgcagcagctgctgtcgCGGCCGCCAGACTGCGGGTCTTCGTTCTCGCGAGAGAGCGGCGGGAGTGGAGGGAGCCGGGCAGGAGGCGCTcagggcgaggaaggccgCCAGGGAAGCCCTGAGGCGCAGAAGCACTTGGAGCAGATGCACCAGCTGAGGAACTTGCAggtgcagcagctgcagctgcagatTCAGCAGCTGTATCTGGAGCAACGGAAGATCCAAGACCAGCAGCAACAGCTCGCGATGCAAATGTCCTCGTTCTCCCAGGCCGCAGGCGGCGGCCAGATGGGGTCTCAGTTCTTCTACTCGCCTCAGGGGGGGCCGAACGTCTCGGTGCCGCCTCAGACCTTTGGCGGCCAGGCGCAGGCGTCGGGGAAGGCCCACTTTGGAGGCGCAGGCGTCGGGGGCCAGCAGTACCGTCCGCCCCAACACTTGGGTGTGTCTCCCGCGCTCGGCGCGACACCGGGCGCGGCGCCGTCGCCAGctatgcatgcagacgccaGAGGGAGTCTTGGGTCTTCAGGCTTGCAGGGTCCGTCGAACGTGATGACGCAGCCAGGGAAAGCGAACCTCGTGCCTTCAACGGGCCTGACGGGGGGCAGTGAGGGGACAGGGGCCGAGTCCGCTGAGAGAGCTCTGGGCGCCGGCCGCTCCGCCATTTGTGGCCAGGAGTCTCAGGGGGCCCAGggcgcctgcttctcttccttctcttgtgtGCCTCACCCGCACGCGATGCTCCAGCAACAGAGGCCGCAACAGTACCCCATGCAACAGCAGTTTCATCAGATGCCGCATCACCAGGGAAGCGCGCCTCTGAATCAGGGCGGCGAGACGAATTTGGGGACTGCCGACTCGTTTGGGTTGCCGGCGGGTCAGGGCGGGAGTCTCGTTTTTAACGCCTTTTCAGCGAACACTGGTCAGTGA
- a CDS encoding hypothetical protein (encoded by transcript TGME49_203985) — protein MKWFSLNTHSLAEGDSVKRTPYRHMQRVNHCNALFQGKHVSTSCADFGVLVSLREVWLGDRPKDAEGYSIVHLTAGNLGHSRRWICTTMSAVRRHRTPRTHRI, from the exons ATGAAATGGTTTTCTTTGAACACACATTCTCTCGCTGAAGGAGATTCTGTGAAGCGGACGCCGTACAGGCATATGCAAAGGGTAAACCATTGCAATGCCTTGTTTCAAGGCAAGCACGTATCAACGTCGTGTGCCGACTTTGGAGTGCTTGTTTCTTTACGTGAAGTGTGGCTGGGCGACAGACCTAAAG ACGCTGAGGGTTATTCAATAGTACATCTCACCGCGGGCAATTTAGGTCACTCTCGGCGGTGGATATGCACGACAATGTCCGCCGTCAGAAGGCACAGAACCCCGAGAACCCACAGAATTTAG